In Gammaproteobacteria bacterium, one DNA window encodes the following:
- a CDS encoding transcriptional regulator, which produces MKSQDIFILLKLVSLDQQSKEYLDSGMVQPAKGYVYDWEGWELDENFLAQGYEQLLSEAYSNRGLAASTGVSKSEVNASLKRSISVGMAKLDRKSGFPKANVGALLEFIAHGIKYVYPARPSAIVRGIPTSIAAPVLEGKLMTAGEYIYVWPDAIGKEKGQAVEPLYKTVPMAVKQDPRLYGFLALVDAIRLGGGRESAFAVEDLEKRLRE; this is translated from the coding sequence ATGAAAAGTCAAGATATTTTCATATTGCTTAAATTGGTTAGTTTGGATCAGCAGTCCAAGGAATACCTGGACAGTGGAATGGTTCAGCCTGCGAAGGGTTATGTTTATGACTGGGAGGGCTGGGAGTTGGATGAAAATTTTCTTGCTCAAGGATATGAGCAATTGCTTTCAGAAGCTTATTCTAATCGTGGTCTTGCAGCCTCAACCGGGGTAAGTAAATCTGAAGTGAATGCCTCATTGAAACGAAGTATTTCTGTGGGGATGGCCAAGCTGGACAGAAAAAGCGGATTTCCTAAGGCCAATGTTGGTGCGCTTTTAGAGTTTATCGCACATGGAATTAAGTATGTGTACCCAGCTAGACCTTCGGCAATAGTCAGGGGTATCCCGACCTCGATTGCAGCTCCGGTTCTTGAGGGTAAATTGATGACGGCAGGGGAGTACATTTATGTGTGGCCTGATGCTATAGGGAAAGAAAAGGGACAAGCCGTTGAGCCATTGTATAAGACTGTGCCTATGGCAGTTAAACAAGATCCTCGCCTTTATGGGTTCCTTGCATTGGTTGATGCTATTCGCCTAGGTGGAGGTCGTGAAAGCGCTTTTGCTGTTGAAGATTTGGAAAAGAGATTACGGGAATGA
- a CDS encoding MbcA/ParS/Xre antitoxin family protein, with translation MLATQHAQKQRTTERSEQDRTELAKMIMRLFAHWELPARDQLALLGLSPRNRAALVNYRAGKPLANSQDLLERVGILLGIHKSLRLLFPHNRELAYAWMKQPNKAFDGKTPTDVITDYGFAGLYMVRAYLDKARGQ, from the coding sequence ATGCTCGCTACTCAACATGCTCAAAAACAGAGAACAACAGAGCGTTCAGAACAGGATCGCACTGAATTAGCCAAAATGATCATGAGGCTGTTTGCCCACTGGGAACTCCCAGCAAGGGATCAGCTGGCCTTATTAGGCTTATCACCACGCAACCGCGCCGCACTGGTTAACTACCGGGCCGGAAAGCCCCTGGCCAACAGCCAGGATTTATTGGAGCGAGTCGGCATCCTCCTGGGTATCCACAAATCCTTACGCTTACTGTTTCCCCACAATCGCGAATTGGCCTATGCCTGGATGAAGCAGCCCAATAAGGCCTTCGATGGAAAAACACCAACCGATGTGATTACCGACTACGGTTTCGCTGGTTTATACATGGTACGTGCTTATCTTGATAAAGCACGCGGACAATAA